The Candidatus Eremiobacterota bacterium nucleotide sequence CCTGTTGGCCGTGCCTATGTTTCCCATCCACTCCCCCTGGGCCACGCGCTGGCCTGCCTTAAGGGCGGCATTTCTTCCCGAGAGGTGGGCATAAAATGTATCAGTGCCATCAGGGTGGCGCACACGCATCGCACCCTGATCATCGCTCGGCCCCGTCTGCCTCACATGGCCTGAAGGGGCGGTGTAGAGGAGTATGCCGCCTTTTGATGCATAAATGGGATAGCCCCGGGGAGCCACTATATCAAGTCCCGTATCAGAGGCATAGGGTGCATACCTTCCTCCGGGGACAGGATTAAGATAGCTTGAGTAAAAGTCATTTCCTACGGGGAGATCCTCCCAGGCCCTGTTCCTGGCGGCGGGGGGGCCGGCACAGGTAAGGACGCCGTTTGCAGGCACCGTGGAGAGGGTGAGAGCGCCGGAAGCCTTTTTCTTTCCCGCCTTATTCCTGGGTGCTTCCTTTCCGGCAGTGGCTGAAGGGCCAGGGGCCTTCTCTGTGGAGGCTTTCTGAGACGCTACCTTCTGGTGCTCTTCAGGAGATGGGGTATATTTAGGGATAGGCACGGTGGAGACTTTATCGCCGCTCCCCTCATAACGGGGTATGGGAATGGCTTTCACCTTCTCCATGCCGGTATCAGTGTATTTTGGGATAGGGATTGCCTTTATCCGCTCAGCCTGAGACGCTTTTGACAGCCCGTCCCGGGTTCCCGCCGCAGTTCCAGGCGAGAGCCCGCTGCCGGGAAAAAAAGATGTCGATCCTCCGGGGATAAGGAGGGGTGCATAATCTGAAGCCTTGATGACGCTTTCCAGGAACTTGCTGTCGATGGGAATCGTCTCAGGCATGGCATTGGCGCTCCCGGCGCCAGTTTCCTGCCAGATGAGAAGGGGCTCAAGCTGCCTGAGGAGATTCTGGAGGCCTGCCTGATCACTGGTGGCAGCCTTGGCATCAACGGCCTTGAGAAGGTACTCGAGGGCTTTGGAGTTATCTCCTTTCTGCTTGAAAAACAGGCCGATCTCGCTGAGGGCATCATCGAGAGACTTGCTCCCCGAGCCCCTTGAGAGCTGCTGGAGGGCCTTTCTGAAGATGTCCATCGAGCCATCCCTGTTCCCGCTGTTGTACTGCTCCTCTGCGAGCCTCAGAATGGATGAGTATGAATCGGTCCCGTTGCCCGCAGAAGGATTGCCTATTGTGGTGAGAACCTTGATGGCCTGCTGAGTGCCTGGTGAAGCTCCCTGGCCATTATTGACAATCCTTTCCAGGTTCTGAATCACGAGGGGCTTGAGGGAATCAAAGAGATCATTTGCAAGGGCGGGAACAGAGAGTATCACCACGGCAAGAAGAGTGATGATGAGGATTTTAGGTTTAAGCATTCTTGTGTTCATGGCGGTTTCTCCTTTCTCTTTCTCGTTACAGGGCGTTTTACTTTTTCACCCCTTTCCTTTGAGGTCTTTCTCTGCCTTGTATACCTCGGCCTCATCGCCCTTATTCCCGCTTTCCGTGTATTGATTTTTATTCAATTATAGTGCTGGCAGGGGAACCGGTGTCTCGTGGGGGAAGGATTCCCAAGCCCTCCCAGGGAATAAGGGGAGATTCAGCGAGGGGGCGATTGTGGAAGATTTCTCTATTATAGCTTATGCCTTTGGGTTTCTTGTCTTTGTCTATTGTGCCATGCTTGTGGCCACTCTTCAGGCGCTTATGAGGGTAAGGCTCAAGCGGGGGACCTGCTCCATGGGCGATCCCGCCGTTATCCCCCCGCCAGTTGCCTCGGTAT carries:
- a CDS encoding M23 family metallopeptidase: MNTRMLKPKILIITLLAVVILSVPALANDLFDSLKPLVIQNLERIVNNGQGASPGTQQAIKVLTTIGNPSAGNGTDSYSSILRLAEEQYNSGNRDGSMDIFRKALQQLSRGSGSKSLDDALSEIGLFFKQKGDNSKALEYLLKAVDAKAATSDQAGLQNLLRQLEPLLIWQETGAGSANAMPETIPIDSKFLESVIKASDYAPLLIPGGSTSFFPGSGLSPGTAAGTRDGLSKASQAERIKAIPIPKYTDTGMEKVKAIPIPRYEGSGDKVSTVPIPKYTPSPEEHQKVASQKASTEKAPGPSATAGKEAPRNKAGKKKASGALTLSTVPANGVLTCAGPPAARNRAWEDLPVGNDFYSSYLNPVPGGRYAPYASDTGLDIVAPRGYPIYASKGGILLYTAPSGHVRQTGPSDDQGAMRVRHPDGTDTFYAHLSGRNAALKAGQRVAQGEWMGNIGTANRVPHLHFTIYHGYYSYVGPFATPGKLVNPWQTVVYNY